The Streptomyces sp. NBC_00224 genome has a window encoding:
- a CDS encoding glycosyl hydrolase — MPAAVRFGANYTPGQGWFHHWLDFDLDAVRADLDAIAALGLDHIRVFPVWPYFQPNRTLIRPRAVEQLVQLADAAGERGLDVNVDGLQGHLSSFDFLPAWTQTWHRRSIFTDPDVLDGQAALLRTLAGALADRPNFIGMTLGNEINQFAAGPHPDPDRITPAQAGAWLGRMLAACEEGAPGKPHVHAEYDAAWYQDDQPFTPEHAARLGAMTTVHSWVFNGTAQAHGRTGTATEHHAAYLVELSKAWADDPRRPVWLQEVGAPAPLIPAGHAAAFTEATVVNALDCADLWGVTWWCSHDVDRSLADFPELEYSLGLLTSSGRVKPAGEVVARLAREWRGRVHAPAPRTTALVVDVGDEVVAPRRSVCAPGGPVFEAYARLVADGVRPAAVLASRASDKEYLALRGIGEVVVPGDVS; from the coding sequence ATGCCTGCTGCCGTGCGCTTCGGCGCCAACTACACGCCCGGCCAGGGGTGGTTCCACCACTGGCTCGACTTCGACCTCGACGCCGTACGCGCCGACCTCGACGCGATCGCGGCGCTCGGCCTCGACCACATCCGGGTCTTCCCGGTGTGGCCGTACTTCCAGCCCAACCGCACCCTGATCCGGCCGCGCGCGGTCGAGCAGCTGGTCCAGCTCGCCGACGCGGCGGGCGAACGCGGCCTCGACGTCAACGTCGACGGGCTCCAGGGCCATCTGTCGAGCTTCGACTTCCTGCCCGCCTGGACGCAGACCTGGCACCGGCGCAGCATCTTCACCGACCCCGACGTGCTCGACGGGCAGGCGGCGCTGCTGCGCACCCTCGCGGGCGCGCTCGCGGACCGGCCCAACTTCATCGGGATGACGCTCGGGAACGAGATCAACCAGTTCGCGGCCGGGCCGCACCCCGATCCCGACCGCATCACGCCCGCGCAGGCCGGGGCGTGGCTGGGGCGGATGCTCGCCGCGTGCGAGGAGGGCGCCCCCGGCAAGCCGCATGTGCACGCCGAGTACGACGCCGCCTGGTACCAGGACGACCAGCCCTTCACCCCCGAGCACGCCGCCCGGCTCGGCGCCATGACGACCGTGCACTCCTGGGTGTTCAACGGTACGGCCCAGGCGCACGGGCGCACCGGCACGGCCACCGAGCACCACGCTGCGTACCTCGTCGAGCTGTCGAAGGCCTGGGCCGACGACCCGCGCCGGCCGGTGTGGCTCCAGGAGGTCGGCGCGCCCGCCCCGCTGATCCCCGCCGGGCATGCGGCCGCGTTCACCGAGGCGACCGTGGTGAACGCGCTGGACTGCGCGGATCTGTGGGGGGTCACCTGGTGGTGCTCCCACGATGTGGATCGGTCGCTGGCTGATTTTCCCGAACTGGAGTACAGCCTCGGGCTGTTGACCAGTTCCGGGCGGGTCAAGCCGGCGGGCGAGGTCGTGGCCCGGCTGGCCCGGGAGTGGCGGGGGCGTGTCCATGCGCCCGCGCCCCGTACGACCGCGCTCGTCGTCGACGTGGGGGACGAGGTCGTGGCGCCGCGCCGTTCGGTGTGTGCGCCCGGGGGACCGGTCTTCGAGGCGTACGCGCGGCTCGTCGCGGACGGGGTTCGGCCCGCCGCGGTGTTGGCCTCCCGCGCCTCCGACAAGGAGTATCTGGCGCTGCGGGGGATTGGGGAGGTTGTGGTGCCGGGTGATGTGAGCTGA
- a CDS encoding NADP-dependent oxidoreductase, translated as MPKAYVYTRNGGPETEAFIERDRPRPGPGELLIAVRAAGVNPVDWKLRNGFRRPGAPEPELPGVFGSEVAGVVAELGPGVTGFAVGDAVFGNPVGGGYAEYALLPVPVAAHKPEGLAFTDAATLPVAAATAYDGVRQLDLPAGATLLVTGVGGGVGVAVAQIARAFGVRVVGTASEGKKEFVEALGAVHVSSAGDGLAERVRAAAPDGVDAVFDLVGGEVLETVAALVDDPAKLITAADPPVAARLGGSPVRRARTAAVLDEVARLAVSGALRPFVTATFPLERASEALRAVEDGHARGKVVIEVAA; from the coding sequence ATGCCCAAGGCGTACGTGTACACCCGCAACGGCGGGCCGGAGACCGAGGCGTTCATCGAGCGGGACCGGCCGCGCCCGGGCCCCGGAGAGCTGCTGATCGCGGTCCGGGCGGCCGGGGTGAACCCGGTCGACTGGAAGCTGCGCAACGGCTTCCGCAGGCCCGGGGCGCCGGAGCCGGAGCTGCCGGGCGTGTTCGGCAGCGAGGTCGCGGGCGTGGTGGCGGAGCTGGGTCCCGGGGTGACGGGGTTCGCCGTCGGGGACGCCGTCTTCGGCAATCCGGTGGGCGGCGGTTACGCGGAGTACGCGCTGCTGCCGGTCCCGGTGGCCGCTCACAAGCCGGAGGGCCTGGCGTTCACGGACGCGGCGACCCTGCCGGTGGCCGCGGCGACCGCGTACGACGGCGTGCGCCAGCTGGATCTGCCTGCCGGGGCGACACTGCTGGTCACCGGCGTCGGCGGTGGGGTGGGCGTGGCCGTCGCCCAGATAGCCCGGGCCTTCGGGGTGCGGGTGGTGGGCACGGCGAGCGAGGGCAAGAAGGAGTTCGTCGAGGCGCTGGGCGCGGTGCACGTGTCCTCGGCGGGCGACGGGCTCGCGGAGCGCGTCCGGGCGGCGGCGCCGGACGGTGTCGACGCGGTCTTCGACCTCGTCGGCGGCGAGGTCCTGGAGACGGTCGCCGCGCTCGTCGACGACCCTGCGAAGCTGATCACGGCGGCCGACCCGCCGGTGGCGGCCCGGCTCGGCGGCTCGCCGGTCCGGCGGGCCCGCACGGCCGCGGTGCTCGACGAGGTGGCGCGGCTCGCGGTGAGCGGGGCGCTGCGCCCGTTCGTCACGGCGACGTTCCCGCTGGAGCGCGCGTCCGAGGCGCTGCGCGCGGTCGAGGACGGCCATGCGCGCGGCAAGGTCGTGATCGAGGTGGCGGCGTGA
- a CDS encoding endo-beta-N-acetylglucosaminidase, translated as MPQHLPGPTRRAVVLAGAGTAAAVVVPSVAARAAEGGSVDLQPYASYWYPDSLPSGTPGTGITWRSLKDWRAEDDRDLPFNTATVPLARRFTPVAVNRTARAGQARIQALVSFEHTAGNPSQGAATADYYALTHWAYLDELVFWGGSAGEGLILAPNAPIVDAAHRNGVPVLGTVFLPPTAWGGELRWTRDLVRRDSLGRFPLAAKLVEVAVAHGFDGWFVNAETDGGDAALGADMLAFVRDLKARSEAAGLRITWYDAMTVGGSVGWQGALNDRNQDFFRSADSMFVDFRWSAETLASSGELAGRLGRGRYELWAGVDVEAHGWDSSVDWDAMVPRDRAHIVSYGLYRPEWTRNQLPAGRTPAQFHAADDRFWTGRSLDPSQPDTDGWRAPATVVADRSTVDRLPFATTFNTGHGLRWYEGGKVTSAAEWNHLGLQDRLPGRRWVVRTGGRRPDVALDFADAWRGGSSLLVDGDFDAPATVELHATRLPLSRSTVVELTHRADEGTVTVELAVALREPAGPGDPVPYTYVPAGRLRAGGAGWTTATLRLNTLSGTARSLGVRLTAKGRVKWRLGALAVRDTAATKPAAPTRPRVTGSATGAAGTSLRFAWGRAPGAVRHYELHRVLPGGSRRFLGGTCGNAFFVPALKPEGGERSARFEIRAVDELYSASAPVSTVHHW; from the coding sequence ATGCCCCAGCACCTCCCCGGCCCCACCCGTCGCGCCGTCGTCCTCGCGGGCGCGGGGACGGCCGCCGCTGTCGTCGTCCCGTCCGTTGCCGCCCGGGCCGCGGAGGGCGGGTCCGTCGACCTTCAGCCGTACGCCTCGTACTGGTACCCGGACTCGCTGCCCTCCGGCACGCCCGGGACCGGCATCACCTGGCGGAGTCTCAAGGACTGGCGGGCCGAGGACGACCGGGATCTGCCCTTCAACACCGCGACCGTGCCGCTCGCCCGGCGGTTCACGCCGGTGGCGGTGAACCGGACCGCGCGGGCCGGGCAGGCCCGTATCCAGGCGCTCGTCTCCTTCGAGCACACCGCGGGCAACCCGTCCCAGGGCGCGGCCACCGCCGACTACTACGCGCTCACCCACTGGGCCTACCTCGACGAGCTGGTCTTCTGGGGCGGTTCGGCGGGGGAGGGGCTGATCCTGGCGCCCAACGCCCCGATCGTGGACGCGGCCCACCGCAACGGCGTGCCCGTGCTCGGCACCGTCTTCCTGCCGCCGACCGCCTGGGGCGGCGAGCTGCGCTGGACCCGCGACCTGGTGCGACGCGACTCGCTCGGCCGTTTCCCGCTCGCCGCGAAGCTCGTCGAGGTCGCGGTCGCGCACGGCTTCGACGGCTGGTTCGTCAACGCCGAGACCGACGGCGGCGACGCGGCCCTCGGCGCCGACATGCTCGCTTTCGTACGGGACCTCAAGGCCCGCAGCGAGGCCGCGGGGCTGCGGATCACGTGGTACGACGCGATGACTGTCGGCGGGTCGGTGGGCTGGCAGGGTGCGCTGAACGACCGGAACCAGGACTTCTTCCGCAGCGCCGACTCGATGTTCGTGGATTTCCGGTGGTCCGCCGAGACCCTCGCGTCCTCCGGCGAGCTCGCGGGGCGGCTCGGCCGCGGCCGCTACGAGCTGTGGGCGGGCGTCGACGTCGAGGCGCACGGGTGGGACAGCTCCGTGGACTGGGACGCCATGGTGCCCCGGGACCGGGCGCACATCGTCTCGTACGGCCTCTACCGGCCCGAGTGGACCCGTAACCAGCTGCCCGCGGGCCGCACCCCGGCGCAGTTCCACGCGGCCGACGACCGTTTCTGGACCGGGCGTTCGCTCGACCCGTCCCAGCCCGACACGGACGGCTGGCGCGCCCCGGCGACGGTGGTCGCGGACCGTTCGACGGTCGACCGGCTGCCGTTCGCGACCACCTTCAACACCGGGCACGGCCTGCGCTGGTACGAGGGCGGCAAGGTGACCTCGGCCGCCGAGTGGAACCACCTCGGCCTCCAGGACCGGCTCCCGGGCCGCCGCTGGGTGGTCCGCACGGGCGGCCGCCGCCCGGACGTCGCCCTCGACTTCGCCGACGCCTGGCGCGGCGGGTCCAGCCTCCTGGTCGACGGCGACTTCGACGCCCCCGCCACGGTCGAGCTCCACGCGACCCGGCTGCCGCTGTCCCGGTCCACGGTCGTCGAGCTCACCCACCGGGCCGACGAGGGCACGGTGACCGTCGAGCTCGCGGTCGCCCTGCGCGAGCCCGCCGGACCCGGCGACCCGGTCCCGTACACCTACGTCCCGGCGGGCAGACTGCGGGCCGGCGGCGCCGGCTGGACCACCGCGACTCTGCGTCTGAACACCCTTTCCGGGACGGCCCGTTCGCTCGGCGTCCGGCTCACCGCCAAGGGGCGCGTCAAGTGGCGCCTGGGCGCGCTGGCGGTGCGCGACACGGCCGCCACGAAGCCGGCCGCACCGACCCGGCCGCGCGTCACCGGCTCCGCGACCGGCGCCGCGGGCACCTCGCTGCGCTTCGCGTGGGGCCGGGCGCCCGGCGCGGTACGCCACTACGAGCTGCACCGGGTGCTGCCCGGCGGAAGCCGCCGCTTCCTCGGGGGAACGTGCGGGAATGCCTTCTTCGTTCCCGCACTGAAGCCGGAAGGAGGCGAGCGGTCGGCGCGGTTCGAGATACGGGCCGTCGACGAGCTGTACTCAGCCTCCGCCCCCGTCTCCACCGTCCACCACTGGTAA
- a CDS encoding alpha-mannosidase: MHDDRSLVEARLRRVLDERIRPAVYPESVPLEVAVWHAPGEPVPVAEGLAGVPEPIAVGDAWGAPWGTSWFRVTGTVPAEWAGKTVEALLDLGFDENMPGFQCEGLVYRPDGTPVKGLNPRNQWVRVGAPAVGGEEVRLHIEAASNPVILDYHPFVPTTLGDKETAGTAPQYRLARMDLAVFDETVWQLVLDLEVLGELMHELPVEGARRWDILRAIGRALDAVDLQDVNGSAAAARAELAGVLAVPAGPTAHRISAVGHAHIDSAWLWPLRETVRKVARTTSNMTALLEDEPDFVFTMSQAQQFAWIKEHRPEVYARVKKAVSDGRFVPAGGMWVESDTNMPGSEAMARQFVHGKRFFLDEFGVENDEAWLPDTFGFAAGLPQIIKAAGAKWLLTQKISWSQTNKFPHHTFQWEGIDGTRIFTHFPPVDTYNCSMKGSEIAHAARNFKDKGHARHSLAPTGWGDGGGGTTREMVAKAARLRSLEGSATVAWESPAEFFAKAQAEYPNAPVWVGELYLELHRATLTSQAKTKQGNRRSEHLLREAELWAATAAVRAGFPYPYEQLDRIWKTVLLHQFHDILPGSSIAWVHREAEKTYAAVARELNAIIDGSQRALAGESASGTTLVFNSAPHARDGVAAGAAAPALRTGVSRAAPREGGGFVLDNGLLSVQIDARGLVVSAYDIGAGRETVAPGQAANLLQIHPDFPNMWDAWDVDAFYRNTVTDLTDLDQLVAVEDAGVAAVRIVRSFGDSKVTQLLGLAPGAKRLDIDTEVDWHETERFLKAAFPLDIHAERYASETQFGHVHRPTHTNTSWEAAKFEACNHRFVHLEEPGWGVALVNDSTYGHDVTRTVRDADEGPGTTTTVRVSLLRAPRFPDPETDQGLHRFRHALVPGATIGDAVREGYRVNLPERRVAGGAEVAPLVSVDDDAVVVSAVKLADDGSGDVVVRLYESRGGRARARVTPGFEADAVAATDLLERPLAEGTAPELADGVVRLALRPFELVTLRLTRTRPGN, from the coding sequence ATGCATGACGACCGCAGCCTGGTCGAAGCCCGCCTCAGGCGAGTTCTCGACGAGCGCATCCGCCCCGCCGTGTACCCCGAATCCGTCCCGCTGGAAGTGGCGGTGTGGCACGCGCCGGGCGAGCCCGTCCCGGTCGCCGAGGGCCTGGCCGGCGTCCCCGAGCCGATCGCCGTCGGGGACGCCTGGGGGGCGCCGTGGGGCACCAGCTGGTTCCGGGTGACCGGGACCGTACCGGCCGAGTGGGCCGGGAAGACCGTCGAGGCGCTCCTCGACCTCGGCTTCGACGAGAACATGCCGGGCTTCCAGTGCGAGGGCCTCGTCTACCGCCCCGACGGCACCCCGGTGAAGGGCCTCAACCCGCGCAACCAGTGGGTGCGCGTCGGCGCTCCCGCCGTGGGCGGCGAGGAGGTGCGGCTGCACATCGAGGCCGCGTCCAACCCCGTCATCCTCGACTACCACCCCTTCGTGCCGACCACCCTCGGCGACAAGGAGACCGCGGGCACCGCGCCGCAGTACCGGCTGGCCCGGATGGACCTCGCGGTCTTCGACGAGACGGTGTGGCAGCTGGTCCTCGACCTGGAGGTGCTGGGCGAGCTGATGCACGAGCTGCCGGTCGAGGGCGCCCGGCGCTGGGACATCCTGCGGGCGATCGGCCGTGCCCTCGACGCGGTGGACCTCCAGGACGTGAACGGCAGTGCGGCGGCGGCCCGCGCCGAGCTCGCCGGTGTGCTGGCCGTTCCGGCCGGGCCCACCGCCCACCGCATCAGCGCGGTGGGGCACGCGCACATCGACTCGGCGTGGCTGTGGCCGCTGCGCGAGACCGTGCGCAAGGTGGCCCGTACGACGTCGAACATGACGGCGCTCCTGGAGGACGAGCCGGACTTCGTCTTCACCATGTCGCAGGCGCAGCAGTTCGCCTGGATCAAGGAGCACCGGCCCGAGGTGTACGCGCGCGTGAAGAAGGCCGTCTCCGACGGGCGGTTCGTGCCCGCGGGGGGTATGTGGGTGGAGTCCGACACCAACATGCCGGGCTCGGAGGCGATGGCCCGTCAGTTCGTGCACGGCAAGCGGTTCTTCCTCGACGAGTTCGGCGTCGAGAACGACGAGGCCTGGCTGCCCGACACTTTCGGCTTCGCCGCCGGGCTGCCGCAGATCATCAAGGCGGCGGGCGCCAAGTGGCTGCTCACCCAGAAGATCTCCTGGAGCCAGACCAACAAGTTCCCCCACCACACGTTCCAGTGGGAGGGCATCGACGGCACCCGGATCTTCACCCACTTCCCGCCCGTCGACACCTACAACTGCTCGATGAAGGGCAGCGAGATCGCCCACGCGGCCCGCAACTTCAAGGACAAGGGCCACGCCCGGCACTCGCTGGCCCCGACCGGCTGGGGCGACGGCGGCGGCGGCACCACCCGGGAGATGGTCGCCAAGGCGGCCCGGCTGCGGAGCCTGGAGGGCTCGGCGACCGTGGCATGGGAGAGTCCCGCCGAGTTCTTCGCCAAGGCGCAGGCGGAGTACCCGAACGCGCCGGTGTGGGTGGGCGAGCTCTATCTGGAGCTGCACCGCGCCACGCTGACCAGCCAGGCGAAGACCAAGCAGGGCAACCGGCGCAGCGAGCACCTGCTGCGCGAGGCCGAGCTGTGGGCCGCGACGGCTGCCGTGCGGGCCGGATTCCCTTATCCGTACGAGCAGTTGGACCGGATCTGGAAGACCGTGCTGCTGCACCAGTTCCACGACATCCTGCCCGGCTCCTCCATCGCCTGGGTGCACCGGGAGGCGGAGAAGACGTATGCGGCGGTCGCGCGGGAGCTGAACGCGATCATCGACGGCTCGCAGCGGGCGCTCGCGGGGGAGAGCGCCTCGGGTACCACCCTGGTCTTCAACTCCGCGCCCCACGCGCGCGACGGGGTGGCGGCGGGCGCGGCCGCACCCGCTCTCCGTACGGGCGTGAGCCGCGCCGCCCCGCGCGAGGGCGGCGGCTTCGTCCTGGACAACGGACTCCTCTCGGTGCAGATCGACGCCCGGGGGCTCGTGGTGTCCGCGTACGACATCGGCGCCGGGCGTGAGACGGTCGCCCCCGGCCAGGCCGCGAACCTGCTCCAGATCCACCCCGACTTCCCGAACATGTGGGACGCGTGGGACGTGGACGCGTTCTACCGCAACACGGTGACGGATCTGACGGACCTCGACCAGCTCGTGGCGGTGGAGGACGCGGGGGTGGCCGCCGTCCGGATCGTGCGGAGCTTCGGCGACTCCAAGGTCACCCAGCTGCTCGGTCTCGCCCCCGGCGCCAAGCGGCTCGACATCGACACCGAGGTCGACTGGCACGAGACAGAGAGGTTCCTGAAGGCCGCGTTCCCCTTGGACATCCATGCCGAGCGGTACGCGTCGGAGACCCAGTTCGGCCACGTCCACCGGCCGACCCACACCAACACCAGCTGGGAGGCGGCCAAGTTCGAGGCCTGCAACCACCGCTTCGTCCATCTGGAGGAGCCGGGCTGGGGCGTCGCCCTCGTCAACGACTCGACGTACGGGCACGACGTGACCCGGACCGTGCGCGACGCCGACGAGGGCCCGGGCACGACCACCACGGTCCGCGTCTCGCTGCTGCGCGCCCCGCGCTTCCCCGACCCCGAGACCGACCAGGGGCTGCACCGCTTCCGGCACGCGCTCGTCCCCGGAGCCACGATCGGTGACGCGGTGCGCGAGGGCTACCGCGTCAATCTGCCGGAGCGGCGGGTCGCGGGCGGCGCGGAGGTGGCGCCGCTGGTGTCGGTGGACGACGACGCGGTGGTCGTCAGCGCGGTGAAGCTCGCGGACGACGGGAGCGGCGACGTGGTCGTACGGCTCTACGAGTCGCGGGGCGGCCGGGCCCGGGCCCGGGTCACCCCGGGCTTCGAGGCGGACGCGGTGGCGGCGACCGACCTGCTGGAGCGGCCGCTCGCCGAGGGCACCGCGCCCGAACTGGCCGACGGGGTGGTGCGGTTGGCGCTGCGGCCCTTCGAGCTGGTCACCCTCCGTCTGACGCGGACCCGTCCGGGGAACTGA
- a CDS encoding carbohydrate ABC transporter permease: MNSPTASTADPSGTLAAAPAARSTRSGPLRAGRRIRRHLPSSPWLFAAPGLLVVGVFSLYPFVSTVVNSFTDRRTLVPGHYVGLANFRELWHDDMFWTGLRNSTLYVLGVVPALVILPLLLALLVQRHIPGIAFFRAAFYTPVVASIVVVGLIWVWMLDDRGLINSVLEAVGVGKVGFLSDQWLLLCSAMAVTVWKGLGYYMIIYLAALANVPRELHEAAAVDGAGAVRRFFTVTVPALRSTMVLVAALSSVSAFKVFSEVYLMAGPSGGPAGEDTTLVMLVQRVGTGLTGRVGYASAISVVVFVVTVVLMLLVLRADRREDA, encoded by the coding sequence ATGAACAGCCCCACCGCCTCCACGGCGGACCCGTCCGGCACCCTCGCCGCCGCCCCGGCGGCCCGGAGCACCCGCTCCGGGCCGCTCCGGGCCGGCCGCCGCATCCGGCGCCATCTGCCGTCCAGCCCCTGGCTGTTCGCGGCGCCCGGACTGCTCGTCGTCGGGGTGTTCAGCCTGTACCCGTTCGTCAGCACCGTGGTGAACTCCTTCACCGACCGCCGCACCCTGGTGCCCGGCCACTACGTGGGCCTCGCCAACTTCCGCGAGCTGTGGCACGACGACATGTTCTGGACCGGACTGCGCAACAGCACGCTGTACGTCCTCGGCGTGGTCCCGGCCCTGGTGATCCTGCCGCTGCTCCTGGCGCTGCTCGTCCAGCGGCACATCCCCGGCATCGCCTTCTTCCGGGCGGCGTTCTACACCCCGGTCGTGGCCTCCATCGTCGTGGTCGGCCTCATCTGGGTGTGGATGCTCGACGACCGGGGGCTGATCAACTCGGTCCTTGAGGCGGTGGGCGTCGGCAAGGTCGGCTTCCTCAGCGACCAGTGGCTGCTGCTGTGCAGCGCGATGGCGGTCACGGTCTGGAAGGGCCTCGGCTACTACATGATCATTTACTTGGCGGCGCTGGCCAACGTACCGCGCGAACTGCACGAGGCGGCGGCGGTCGACGGGGCCGGGGCGGTGCGCCGCTTCTTCACCGTCACCGTGCCGGCGTTGCGCTCCACCATGGTCCTGGTCGCCGCGCTCTCCTCGGTCTCGGCCTTCAAGGTCTTCTCCGAGGTCTATCTGATGGCGGGGCCCAGCGGCGGCCCCGCGGGCGAGGACACCACCTTGGTGATGCTCGTCCAGCGCGTCGGCACCGGCCTCACCGGCCGGGTCGGCTACGCCTCGGCGATCTCCGTGGTCGTCTTCGTCGTCACCGTCGTACTGATGCTGCTCGTGCTGCGGGCGGACCGGAGGGAGGACGCGTGA
- a CDS encoding GNAT family N-acetyltransferase — protein MSAPHPLDNPARASLTGPHAHFAERLGRVLRYPPEVTPWLALSDDPGPEDWADVAALAGPGTEVPLLGMSHLPPPGWELTFEADGVQLVDDHVAARPFAEAVTLTADDVPEMMELVERTRPGPFLPRTIELGTYLGVRRNGVLVAMAGERLHPPGWTEISAVCTDDAFRGQGLGTRLILAVAANIRDRGERPFLHTGARNTGAIRLYESLGFRIRRTTRFMAARVPDDELASLTRSLHSIE, from the coding sequence GTGAGCGCACCGCACCCCCTCGACAACCCCGCCCGCGCCTCCCTCACCGGGCCGCACGCCCACTTCGCCGAGCGGCTGGGGCGGGTGCTGCGCTATCCGCCCGAGGTGACGCCGTGGCTGGCGCTCTCCGACGATCCCGGGCCCGAGGACTGGGCCGACGTCGCCGCGCTGGCCGGTCCCGGCACCGAGGTGCCGCTGCTCGGGATGAGCCATCTGCCGCCTCCGGGCTGGGAGTTGACGTTCGAGGCGGACGGGGTGCAGCTCGTGGACGACCACGTGGCCGCCCGGCCGTTCGCCGAGGCGGTCACGCTGACCGCCGACGACGTGCCCGAGATGATGGAGCTGGTGGAGCGGACCCGGCCGGGCCCTTTCCTGCCGCGCACCATCGAGCTCGGCACCTATCTGGGCGTGCGCAGGAACGGCGTCCTGGTGGCGATGGCGGGCGAGCGGCTGCACCCGCCCGGCTGGACGGAGATCAGCGCGGTCTGCACCGACGACGCCTTCCGCGGCCAGGGCCTGGGCACCCGGCTGATCCTGGCGGTCGCGGCGAACATCCGGGACCGGGGCGAACGCCCCTTCCTGCACACGGGTGCGCGCAACACCGGCGCCATCCGCCTCTACGAGTCCCTGGGCTTCCGGATCCGCCGTACCACCCGGTTCATGGCGGCGCGGGTGCCGGACGACGAACTGGCAAGCCTCACAAGATCACTTCACTCGATCGAGTGA
- a CDS encoding STAS domain-containing protein, whose product MLRDEFVDDGPRELVPASRPHHERPLLKVRTRAGVTVVELHGEIDIQAVQALRPRLDTLTGDGVGALAVDLRPIRFLDCSGLALLVRAHRRVTERGGSWALVCDHPLTLRILRITALTAVLGPAPTLEQALDSLSSPDGSASDGG is encoded by the coding sequence GTGCTCCGCGACGAATTCGTCGACGACGGTCCGCGCGAGCTCGTGCCGGCCTCCCGCCCGCACCACGAGCGGCCACTCCTCAAGGTCCGCACACGGGCCGGAGTGACCGTCGTCGAGCTGCACGGCGAGATCGACATCCAAGCCGTCCAGGCGCTGCGGCCGCGCCTGGACACCCTCACCGGTGACGGGGTGGGTGCGCTGGCCGTGGACCTGCGCCCCATCCGGTTCCTGGACTGCTCGGGCCTCGCCCTGCTGGTGCGGGCCCACCGGAGGGTGACCGAGCGGGGCGGCTCCTGGGCGCTGGTCTGCGACCATCCGCTGACCCTGCGGATCCTGCGGATCACCGCCCTCACGGCCGTCCTGGGGCCTGCTCCCACACTGGAGCAGGCCCTGGACTCCCTCAGTTCCCCGGACGGGTCCGCGTCAGACGGAGGGTGA
- a CDS encoding carbohydrate ABC transporter permease, which translates to MPAVRRRRAGVTDAEGRRVPLWQLVLRYALLLMVLALTVGPFLWQLSTSLKGPHEDIFSSPPKFLPGQPTLDNYARVADTIPVWDYALNSLKVAAANVVTNCVGASLAGYALARMRFRGRRAATLAFILAMLVPVEGIIIAQFTTMRDLGLNNTLIAVVLPGSIGAMNVLLMRNAFLNLPYEVEEAAYVDGANAWQRYLRIALPAVKGTLAVVAIFAFMGAWDDFLWPLIVLSDPDRFTLTIGLNYLHGTFANDERLVAAGTVIAVAPLIVLFACLQRYFFRGVGEGAVKG; encoded by the coding sequence GTGCCCGCCGTGCGCCGCCGCAGGGCGGGCGTCACCGACGCGGAAGGGCGGCGCGTCCCCCTCTGGCAGCTCGTGCTGCGCTACGCCCTGCTCCTGATGGTCCTGGCCCTCACCGTGGGCCCCTTCCTCTGGCAGCTCTCCACCTCGCTCAAGGGCCCGCACGAGGACATCTTCAGCTCCCCGCCCAAGTTCCTGCCGGGGCAGCCGACCCTCGACAACTACGCGCGCGTGGCCGACACCATCCCGGTCTGGGACTACGCCCTGAACTCGCTGAAGGTCGCCGCCGCCAACGTCGTCACCAACTGCGTCGGCGCCTCGCTCGCCGGATACGCACTGGCCCGGATGCGCTTCCGGGGCCGCCGGGCGGCCACCCTCGCGTTCATCCTCGCCATGCTGGTCCCCGTCGAGGGCATCATCATCGCCCAGTTCACCACCATGCGGGACCTCGGCCTCAACAACACCCTCATCGCGGTCGTCCTGCCCGGCTCCATCGGCGCGATGAACGTCCTGCTGATGCGCAACGCCTTCCTCAACCTGCCGTACGAGGTGGAGGAGGCGGCGTACGTCGACGGCGCCAACGCCTGGCAGCGCTATCTGCGGATCGCCCTGCCCGCCGTCAAGGGCACCCTCGCCGTGGTCGCCATCTTCGCCTTCATGGGCGCCTGGGACGACTTCCTGTGGCCGCTGATCGTCCTCAGCGACCCGGACCGCTTCACCCTCACCATCGGCCTGAACTATCTGCACGGCACCTTCGCCAACGACGAACGGCTCGTCGCGGCGGGCACGGTCATCGCCGTCGCCCCGCTCATCGTGCTCTTCGCCTGCCTGCAGCGTTACTTCTTCCGCGGCGTCGGCGAGGGAGCCGTCAAGGGCTGA